From a single Rhodococcus qingshengii JCM 15477 genomic region:
- a CDS encoding AMP-dependent synthetase/ligase: MSEYSAKAQFTISDNESVVHTVFTHAERTPELTVFSRPKGEGWVDVTAKEFAEQVTGVANGLIAAGVQAGDRVALLSATRYEWTLFDFAIWAAGAATVPIYDSSSQGQVSWILEDSEAVIAIVETGAHEQLFQDAPSSLKAVMQIDDGAVEKLTAQGADVDDTELKKRLAGIKADDLASLVYTSGTTGRPKGCILTHRNFLSEVRGILTASIGKVAVPGNRVLTFLPLAHVLARAVSLATFEAGASQAHWSDFATITTQFERYKPNTILGVPRVFEKVRDGAARKAESGGKIPSAIFAFAEATAKEYSQALDKGGPSLILKAKHAVADKLVYSKLREALGGECWFAISGGGALTPELGHFFRGLGVPIYEGYGLTETTAAHCVNVPGAQKIGTVGQPMGGNGVRIAEDGEIELNGGVVFKGYWKNDKATEETFVNGWMRTGDLGELDSEGYLSITGRKKDLLVTAGGKNVSPGPMEDRIRSHSIVSQAVVVGDGKTYITALLTVDPEVFEKWKAENGKPSGATVAELRDDKDLRAELQKAVDDANAAVSHAESIKKFVILDRDLTEEDGEMTATLKIKRNVVVDRFSKEIEGMYAKS; the protein is encoded by the coding sequence GTGAGTGAGTACAGCGCCAAAGCCCAGTTCACCATCTCCGACAATGAGTCTGTGGTGCACACCGTCTTCACTCACGCCGAGCGCACGCCCGAACTGACGGTGTTCTCCCGCCCCAAGGGAGAGGGTTGGGTAGACGTCACAGCCAAAGAGTTCGCCGAGCAGGTCACCGGCGTCGCAAACGGTCTCATTGCAGCCGGGGTGCAGGCAGGCGACCGCGTCGCACTCCTCTCCGCGACCCGATACGAGTGGACGCTCTTCGACTTCGCCATCTGGGCTGCCGGCGCCGCTACCGTTCCGATCTACGACTCGTCGTCTCAGGGGCAGGTCAGCTGGATCCTCGAAGACTCCGAGGCCGTCATCGCGATCGTCGAAACCGGCGCGCACGAGCAGCTGTTCCAGGACGCGCCAAGCTCTCTCAAGGCCGTCATGCAGATCGACGACGGAGCAGTCGAAAAGCTAACCGCACAGGGCGCCGACGTTGACGATACCGAGCTGAAGAAGCGACTCGCGGGCATCAAGGCCGACGATCTGGCGTCACTCGTCTACACTTCCGGCACCACAGGCCGTCCCAAGGGATGCATCCTCACGCACCGCAACTTCCTGTCCGAGGTGCGCGGGATTCTCACGGCATCGATCGGCAAGGTGGCGGTTCCGGGAAACCGAGTCCTGACCTTCTTGCCGCTCGCGCACGTACTGGCCCGCGCGGTGTCCCTCGCGACGTTCGAAGCTGGTGCGTCGCAGGCGCACTGGTCTGACTTTGCCACCATCACAACTCAATTCGAGCGGTACAAGCCCAACACCATCCTCGGTGTTCCGCGTGTCTTCGAAAAAGTTCGTGACGGCGCAGCACGCAAGGCGGAATCCGGTGGAAAGATCCCCAGCGCGATCTTCGCCTTCGCCGAAGCCACCGCCAAGGAGTACAGCCAAGCCCTCGACAAGGGCGGTCCCTCGCTGATCTTGAAGGCGAAGCACGCAGTGGCAGACAAGCTCGTGTATTCGAAGCTTCGTGAGGCTCTCGGCGGCGAGTGCTGGTTCGCGATCTCCGGTGGCGGCGCCCTCACTCCTGAGCTGGGGCACTTCTTCCGTGGGCTCGGAGTTCCGATCTACGAGGGCTATGGCCTCACCGAAACTACTGCGGCGCACTGCGTCAACGTCCCGGGTGCTCAGAAGATCGGAACCGTCGGACAGCCGATGGGCGGCAACGGGGTTCGCATCGCCGAGGATGGCGAGATCGAACTCAACGGTGGAGTCGTCTTCAAGGGATACTGGAAGAACGACAAGGCCACCGAAGAGACATTCGTCAACGGCTGGATGCGAACCGGTGATCTCGGTGAACTCGACAGCGAAGGTTACCTTTCCATCACCGGACGCAAGAAGGATCTTCTGGTGACGGCGGGCGGCAAGAACGTCTCGCCCGGCCCGATGGAAGACCGTATCCGTTCGCATTCCATCGTCTCGCAGGCAGTCGTCGTCGGCGACGGGAAGACCTACATCACGGCGCTGTTGACCGTCGACCCCGAGGTGTTCGAGAAGTGGAAGGCCGAGAACGGCAAGCCTTCTGGTGCCACCGTCGCCGAACTACGTGACGACAAGGACCTTCGAGCGGAGCTGCAGAAGGCCGTCGACGACGCCAATGCCGCTGTCTCACATGCAGAGTCGATCAAGAAGTTCGTCATTCTCGATCGCGATCTGACCGAGGAAGACGGTGAGATGACAGCGACGCTCAAGATCAAGCGCAATGTCGTCGTCGATCGGTTCTCGAAAGAGATCGAAGGAATGTACGCGAAGAGCTAG
- a CDS encoding plasmid pRiA4b ORF-3 family protein, producing MRNQRRRPEVANFVMRIELDCITPPIWRRFSVPSNIELDQLHSIVQAVMGWGDQHAHQWVSVHHSTDNGPDRYIAPEVIERDGYQEDEFGEDEVRIDEAVTAVGEYVRYEYNARARWSHTLVLEQIVEDQPISEPSCLDGERACPPEDSGGPIGYREFLNVQASTGLFDPERFVPAESNAAVTIAVALHKSPPVGSSVFEKFLRRLSVHSAPKLFAAVAKSELRGGYDNYFEVMREGATRQLLWLLNSARGGGIVLTASGALPSDHVADARDELDWGSDWIDVTAGSDSQLAVLVEAAKTLGFVRKLRGTLILTRLGASVLAYEGELWRHIVTAMPLGKGELAQEAGRILFLTLAAGLSESERSEVMIEGLTALGWSTTDGTRLGDDDWTWMVRDTLVYLRMIGAIVSNPLDQHVSADPEWGRRFARMVLSM from the coding sequence ATGCGGAATCAGCGTCGACGGCCGGAGGTGGCGAACTTTGTCATGCGGATCGAACTCGATTGCATCACGCCGCCTATTTGGAGACGGTTTTCGGTCCCGTCGAATATCGAACTGGACCAACTTCATTCGATTGTGCAGGCGGTGATGGGGTGGGGAGATCAACACGCTCATCAGTGGGTGAGTGTCCATCATTCAACGGACAATGGCCCAGATCGGTATATCGCGCCAGAGGTGATCGAGCGCGACGGATACCAGGAAGACGAGTTTGGTGAGGACGAAGTCCGGATCGACGAGGCAGTTACCGCGGTCGGGGAGTACGTCCGTTATGAGTACAATGCCCGCGCAAGGTGGAGTCACACGTTGGTTCTCGAGCAGATTGTCGAAGACCAGCCGATTTCTGAGCCATCCTGTCTCGACGGCGAGAGAGCGTGCCCGCCGGAGGATTCTGGCGGTCCGATCGGGTATCGCGAGTTCCTGAACGTGCAGGCGAGTACCGGACTGTTCGATCCCGAACGTTTTGTTCCCGCAGAGTCCAATGCAGCAGTCACCATTGCAGTGGCACTGCATAAGTCACCACCTGTGGGAAGCTCGGTATTCGAGAAGTTCTTGCGCCGCCTGTCGGTTCATTCCGCGCCGAAATTGTTTGCCGCAGTTGCCAAATCGGAGCTTCGTGGCGGATATGACAACTATTTCGAGGTGATGCGTGAGGGAGCAACCCGCCAACTGCTGTGGCTGCTGAACTCCGCGCGAGGTGGTGGGATTGTTTTGACGGCGTCCGGGGCACTTCCTTCGGACCATGTTGCGGACGCCCGAGACGAACTCGATTGGGGCAGTGACTGGATCGATGTCACGGCAGGGAGTGACTCGCAATTGGCAGTACTCGTTGAAGCCGCCAAGACACTGGGATTTGTCCGGAAACTCCGAGGCACTTTGATTCTGACTCGACTCGGCGCGTCAGTGCTTGCATATGAAGGCGAGCTGTGGCGTCACATCGTGACGGCCATGCCGTTGGGAAAGGGTGAGTTGGCGCAGGAAGCCGGCCGAATTCTGTTCCTTACGTTGGCTGCCGGCTTGTCGGAGTCCGAACGTAGTGAAGTGATGATCGAAGGCCTCACGGCATTGGGTTGGTCGACAACAGACGGAACACGACTCGGGGACGACGATTGGACGTGGATGGTGCGAGACACTCTCGTGTACCTGCGAATGATCGGGGCGATTGTCTCCAATCCGCTGGACCAGCATGTTTCCGCCGATCCCGAGTGGGGCCGACGGTTTGCCAGGATGGTCCTGTCGATGTAG
- a CDS encoding ParA family protein yields the protein MAKTIATINLKGGVGKTTITAGLAEFMSLEFGQRVLLIDLDAQINLTTMMISEDHWLELNKQGLTSATIFRDAVDGTSNFDLEASIQRGVSPVKRVTGVDLLPSSLDLIELQEEISALRVADRNSTKPVELLRDAVAPVMPYYDYVLIDCPPNLGPITLNGLAMADGYVIPTIPDVLSTYGIPQIQTHIAKFGKELGRELFELGLVITKYKSNSAVHRTTVRNLRRDPNVPHVLPEYLAESNQIAASAEFHPYSTLKVKYGNAGQFDQMRAITQNILTEAQAKL from the coding sequence ATGGCTAAGACGATTGCGACGATCAACCTCAAGGGCGGCGTCGGTAAGACGACGATCACCGCGGGGTTGGCCGAGTTCATGTCGCTCGAATTCGGTCAGCGCGTGCTGTTGATCGACCTCGATGCGCAGATCAATCTGACGACGATGATGATCAGTGAGGATCACTGGCTCGAACTCAACAAGCAAGGGCTGACCAGCGCAACCATTTTCCGCGACGCCGTCGATGGCACGTCGAACTTCGATCTTGAAGCCTCGATTCAGCGCGGAGTTTCTCCGGTCAAGCGAGTGACGGGTGTGGATCTGCTTCCCTCATCTCTCGATTTGATCGAGCTACAGGAGGAGATCAGTGCCCTTCGGGTTGCTGATCGGAACTCCACCAAGCCGGTTGAATTGTTGAGGGATGCCGTCGCCCCGGTGATGCCGTACTACGACTACGTTCTGATCGATTGCCCGCCGAATCTCGGGCCGATCACACTCAACGGATTGGCCATGGCTGACGGCTACGTGATCCCCACGATCCCGGATGTGCTCTCCACGTACGGCATTCCGCAGATCCAGACGCACATCGCGAAGTTCGGCAAAGAACTCGGCCGTGAACTCTTCGAACTCGGGTTGGTGATCACCAAGTACAAGTCCAACTCGGCGGTGCACCGCACGACTGTGCGAAATCTTCGACGCGATCCCAACGTCCCTCACGTATTGCCGGAGTATCTCGCGGAGTCGAATCAGATTGCCGCGTCGGCGGAGTTTCACCCGTACAGCACTTTGAAGGTGAAGTACGGCAATGCAGGTCAGTTCGATCAGATGCGTGCAATTACGCAGAACATTCTCACGGAAGCGCAGGCGAAGCTATGA
- a CDS encoding HNH endonuclease, with the protein MAPSVISEFLDPSPAALEAQWKSVLARQEVPKGSRQVPFVPSEVVLSLCASLLVDHRRFGSSSAHRAGMPVQHLASLFKRPPTSFIAKMANLDGTRSHGGRYEVEVASLMLSDSVLMQDVYLRILRSARSHGIDEHALPDFLELENGETLWLAGQEELVQSEIERSLEQSLEKWSSERKDIPIATTQRLLTSRVRIGQHRFAAGVLSNHEHRCVFCGLSANIGGRRRPRLLTASHIKPWRDSTDKERLDRRNGFTACPTHDIAFDTGLITVDEDLNLHYAPGVESDMEIEGPLRAALGKPPLRDRLILPDKAERPDVVYLDWHRTQIYVAS; encoded by the coding sequence GTGGCACCTTCGGTGATCTCCGAGTTTCTTGACCCATCGCCCGCCGCGCTGGAGGCGCAGTGGAAATCGGTACTCGCACGTCAGGAGGTACCGAAGGGAAGCCGACAGGTGCCGTTCGTTCCGAGCGAGGTCGTGTTGTCGCTCTGCGCATCGCTGTTGGTTGACCATCGCCGGTTCGGTAGCTCTTCTGCACATCGAGCGGGAATGCCGGTCCAGCATCTTGCGAGTTTGTTCAAGCGTCCGCCCACGAGCTTTATCGCAAAGATGGCGAACCTGGATGGAACACGTAGTCATGGCGGGCGATATGAGGTCGAAGTCGCGTCGTTGATGCTTTCGGACAGCGTGTTGATGCAGGACGTATACCTTCGAATTCTGCGGTCGGCGCGTTCCCACGGAATTGACGAACATGCGTTGCCAGACTTCCTCGAATTGGAAAACGGCGAAACGCTGTGGTTGGCGGGACAAGAAGAGTTAGTCCAAAGTGAGATCGAGAGATCCTTGGAGCAGTCGCTCGAAAAGTGGTCTAGCGAGCGTAAAGATATCCCCATCGCGACCACCCAGCGATTGCTGACCTCGAGGGTTCGGATCGGCCAGCATCGGTTCGCCGCTGGCGTACTCAGCAATCACGAGCACCGCTGCGTGTTCTGTGGCCTTAGCGCGAACATCGGTGGCCGACGCCGGCCGCGCCTCCTTACTGCAAGCCATATCAAGCCCTGGCGAGACAGCACTGACAAAGAGCGACTTGACCGTCGCAACGGCTTCACCGCGTGTCCGACACATGACATTGCCTTCGATACGGGGCTCATCACCGTCGATGAGGACTTGAACCTCCATTACGCGCCCGGCGTCGAGAGCGATATGGAGATCGAAGGTCCGCTTCGCGCCGCACTCGGGAAGCCACCTCTGAGAGACCGATTGATCTTGCCGGACAAGGCGGAGCGTCCGGATGTTGTCTATCTGGACTGGCACCGCACGCAGATCTATGTCGCTTCGTGA
- a CDS encoding sodium:solute symporter family transporter, with protein MVQFSTLVIVSLLVAFYGGTFLISLRIGKKQENADGFMTAGNKLGFGVSAASMTATWIWASSMYASATSGYTYGISGPIHYGLWGALMILFIYPFGQRIRKVAPKAHTLAEVMYARHGRSSQLMLAGSNIVGSLISLMSNFLAGGLLIALLSPFNFIQGVFIVALGVLLYTLWSGFRASVLTDFVQLIGMLGAVAVLVPFIFFAAGFPAAFDSGAGNLTAEQGNFFSSVAFFEQGAPYIAAVLAYAIGNQTIAQRLFAVHEDLIKPTFITATVGYGATVIGVGMLGVLALYLGIEPMDGDVNNLIPQMAASYLPGILLAVFFVMIIGALSSTADSDLAALSSIVMTDVYGQAVAGKANANPRRMLLIGRVTMIVATAAAISLASLQLSILDLLVFVGALWGALVFPVIASFYWGKVTNKAFTVSVLVALAAFLPVRFSWVPMDGMFGIFSDIVAVVGIGVVLGLMAFGFFGLKVAQIVGGLAIVLSAPFAIGFLHDYPTLSGSLVAYAVSTVVCFAMSVNQRETFDFELIKQRTGDFDDDELSAVGASGK; from the coding sequence ATGGTCCAGTTCAGTACCTTGGTAATTGTTTCACTGCTTGTTGCTTTTTATGGTGGAACATTTCTGATTTCTCTTCGTATTGGTAAGAAACAGGAAAATGCCGACGGTTTTATGACCGCCGGAAACAAATTAGGATTTGGTGTTTCGGCCGCGAGCATGACGGCCACCTGGATTTGGGCGTCGTCGATGTACGCATCTGCCACTTCTGGCTACACCTACGGAATCTCCGGCCCCATTCACTACGGTTTGTGGGGCGCGTTGATGATTCTCTTCATTTATCCGTTCGGCCAGCGAATTCGCAAAGTAGCGCCGAAAGCCCACACCCTGGCTGAGGTCATGTACGCGCGGCACGGACGCTCGAGTCAGCTGATGCTCGCGGGCTCCAATATCGTCGGCAGTCTCATCAGTTTGATGTCGAACTTCCTCGCTGGTGGTCTGCTGATCGCGTTGCTTTCGCCGTTCAACTTCATCCAGGGTGTGTTCATCGTTGCGCTGGGCGTTTTGCTGTACACGTTGTGGTCGGGCTTCCGCGCTTCGGTGTTGACCGACTTCGTTCAGCTGATCGGAATGCTCGGTGCGGTAGCGGTTTTGGTGCCGTTCATCTTCTTTGCGGCAGGGTTCCCGGCAGCCTTCGACTCCGGGGCAGGCAACCTTACTGCTGAGCAGGGCAACTTCTTCTCGAGCGTTGCCTTCTTCGAGCAGGGCGCGCCGTACATCGCGGCAGTTCTTGCCTACGCAATCGGCAACCAGACCATTGCCCAACGTCTGTTCGCGGTCCACGAAGACCTGATCAAGCCCACCTTCATCACCGCAACCGTCGGATACGGCGCAACGGTCATTGGTGTCGGAATGCTGGGTGTTCTCGCTCTATACCTCGGAATCGAGCCGATGGATGGTGACGTCAACAATCTGATTCCGCAGATGGCCGCGTCGTACCTGCCCGGAATTTTGCTGGCTGTCTTCTTTGTCATGATCATCGGCGCGCTGTCATCGACGGCAGACTCGGACCTTGCGGCGCTCTCGTCCATCGTGATGACCGACGTTTACGGCCAAGCCGTCGCAGGCAAGGCCAATGCGAACCCTCGACGGATGCTGCTCATCGGCCGAGTAACGATGATAGTTGCCACGGCGGCGGCTATCTCCTTGGCAAGTCTGCAACTGAGCATTCTTGATCTGTTGGTGTTCGTCGGCGCGCTGTGGGGCGCGCTGGTGTTCCCGGTTATCGCGAGCTTCTATTGGGGAAAGGTCACCAACAAGGCCTTCACTGTGTCGGTGCTGGTGGCGCTTGCCGCCTTCTTGCCCGTCCGATTCAGTTGGGTGCCGATGGATGGGATGTTCGGGATCTTCTCCGACATCGTTGCCGTTGTCGGTATCGGAGTGGTGCTGGGGCTCATGGCATTTGGATTCTTCGGCCTGAAGGTTGCGCAGATCGTCGGTGGCCTGGCGATCGTGCTGTCCGCGCCGTTCGCAATCGGCTTCCTCCACGACTACCCAACGCTCAGCGGATCTTTGGTGGCCTATGCCGTCAGTACCGTCGTGTGCTTTGCGATGTCCGTCAATCAGCGTGAGACGTTCGATTTCGAACTGATCAAGCAGCGGACCGGAGACTTCGACGATGACGAGCTTTCTGCCGTGGGAGCGTCCGGAAAGTAA
- a CDS encoding T3SS (YopN, CesT) and YbjN peptide-binding chaperone 1 has translation MSDHDTTADQPLHINGAIALVTDERDELVRLCVQTLAELLGSEPATDDDGDIVVPVHGFVVYVTVADDGPQINVWSSVLTGLGNPSHAATRLIELAQEWPRLRFAFSGDHLLVSTMLDADPFAPQHLLNLIDEVHDFTHELDDDFAESFGGTLDCDADDDSYAGDCNPGGCGGDCDCACGDDADGVDGDLGITQVK, from the coding sequence ATGAGCGACCACGACACGACCGCCGACCAGCCCCTCCACATCAACGGCGCAATTGCCTTGGTGACGGACGAGCGCGACGAATTGGTTCGCCTGTGCGTCCAGACCCTCGCCGAACTACTGGGTAGTGAGCCTGCCACCGATGACGACGGCGACATCGTCGTGCCGGTTCACGGATTTGTCGTCTACGTGACAGTTGCGGATGACGGCCCTCAGATCAACGTCTGGTCTTCGGTTCTGACCGGCCTCGGCAATCCCTCGCATGCTGCGACTCGACTGATCGAACTCGCGCAGGAATGGCCGCGCCTGCGCTTCGCCTTCAGCGGCGACCACCTACTGGTCTCCACGATGCTCGACGCCGATCCCTTCGCGCCGCAGCATCTGCTGAACCTGATCGACGAGGTTCACGACTTCACTCACGAACTCGACGACGATTTTGCTGAGTCCTTCGGCGGCACCCTCGACTGCGACGCCGATGACGACAGCTACGCCGGCGACTGCAATCCCGGCGGTTGCGGCGGTGACTGTGACTGTGCGTGCGGCGATGATGCAGACGGCGTCGACGGTGATCTTGGTATTACACAAGTTAAGTAG
- a CDS encoding putative transporter small subunit has translation MSTALLTIYVLIWPALVLVVLGVISKGFFKDWATARRNGEDLV, from the coding sequence ATGAGTACAGCTCTACTGACCATTTATGTTCTGATCTGGCCGGCGTTGGTCTTGGTCGTGCTGGGAGTCATCAGCAAGGGATTCTTCAAGGATTGGGCAACTGCTCGCCGCAACGGTGAGGATCTGGTCTAA
- a CDS encoding helix-turn-helix domain-containing protein, whose protein sequence is MSIDHIVSAVDGDAAERIKTALTQRAATSTDTTTLVFDGVRIEIPPSVGDAVVQLLTYLAAGDSVALGPVAELLTTSQAAEILGVSDTYVRKLADAGKLPIELRGTHRRFRLDDVMAYREQFPKRA, encoded by the coding sequence GTGAGCATCGACCACATCGTTTCCGCAGTCGACGGCGATGCTGCCGAGCGAATCAAAACGGCCCTGACCCAGAGAGCCGCAACCTCGACGGACACGACCACGCTGGTGTTCGACGGCGTCCGGATCGAGATTCCACCGTCGGTCGGCGACGCCGTCGTGCAGCTCCTGACCTACCTCGCTGCCGGGGACAGCGTCGCCCTCGGGCCAGTCGCAGAGCTCCTCACCACCTCGCAGGCAGCAGAGATCCTCGGCGTTTCGGACACGTATGTGCGCAAACTCGCCGACGCCGGGAAACTCCCGATCGAACTACGCGGCACCCACCGCAGGTTCCGCCTCGACGACGTGATGGCTTACCGCGAGCAGTTCCCCAAACGCGCCTAG
- a CDS encoding MarR family winged helix-turn-helix transcriptional regulator: MQHDGAMALTGPPAVHDELVHLTRQLMTGDRHSDDHPSIAQHSFLSFIGRNDGCKATEISEVFGVNRSTISRQVRGCIEAGWVYADPGSVRQGNPLHLTEAGRKYLDAADARRLDQVAGRLHDWTESEVADFARALHRFRISIESQTNGDDTL, from the coding sequence GTGCAACACGACGGAGCAATGGCGCTCACCGGTCCACCAGCCGTTCATGACGAGCTGGTGCACCTGACGCGGCAGTTGATGACGGGGGATCGGCATTCCGATGACCACCCGTCGATCGCCCAGCATTCGTTCCTCTCCTTCATCGGCCGCAATGACGGATGCAAGGCCACGGAGATCTCCGAAGTCTTCGGCGTCAACCGCTCGACCATCTCGCGCCAAGTGCGCGGGTGCATCGAGGCAGGCTGGGTATATGCCGATCCGGGATCCGTTCGTCAGGGCAATCCGCTGCACCTCACGGAGGCTGGCCGCAAATACCTCGACGCCGCCGACGCGCGTCGGCTCGACCAAGTCGCCGGCAGGCTGCACGATTGGACCGAGTCCGAGGTCGCAGACTTCGCCCGCGCACTCCACCGCTTCAGAATCAGCATCGAATCGCAGACCAACGGAGATGACACCCTGTGA